The Desulfosoma caldarium genome has a window encoding:
- the trxA gene encoding thioredoxin: protein MAGKNIIEITDSSFEQDVLQSSIPVLVDFWAPWCGPCRAIAPVIEELSAEYAGKLKVAKCNVDENPNTPARFGIRAIPTLILFKNGTVTEQITGAVAKSQITAAVDKVVS from the coding sequence ATGGCGGGAAAGAACATCATAGAAATCACGGACAGCAGTTTTGAACAGGACGTCTTGCAATCGAGCATTCCGGTTCTTGTGGATTTCTGGGCACCGTGGTGTGGGCCGTGCCGCGCCATTGCTCCGGTCATCGAAGAATTGTCGGCCGAATACGCGGGAAAACTCAAGGTGGCCAAGTGCAATGTGGATGAAAATCCCAACACGCCTGCCCGTTTTGGCATTCGCGCCATCCCGACCTTGATTCTTTTTAAGAACGGTACCGTGACCGAGCAGATCACGGGGGCAGTGGCCAAATCCCAAATCACCGCAGCGGTGGACAAGGTGGTGTCCTAA
- the radA gene encoding DNA repair protein RadA, translating to MSKDKTVFQCLECGYETSKWLGRCPGCHAWNTLQEAVKSAGLRRTTAGRSPSAQPVLLFDVPILEDMRLKSGLKEWDRVLGGGLVPGSVMLLAGDPGIGKSTLLLQALGHMARLGPVLYVSGEESLAQIKLRAQRLGLERTESLWVLAETSLDTLEPVLVDRPPLVLAVDSIQTMRLDALESAPGSVSQVRESAAWLQRLAKEKNMGVFLVGHVTKEGIVAGPRVLEHLVDAVLYLEGDRSHSFRLLRTVKNRFGSTNEIGVFEMKESGLEQVPNPSRFLLAERPVGGSGSVVVCAMEGTRPILVEVQALVSSSGWTQPRRTFMGVDANRVSLLLAVLEKKLGFHFLQQDVFVNVAGGVKLTETAADLAVVLALVSSSLDVPLPEDLVAWGEVGLAGEVRGVGHATRRLAEAVSLGFRTIVCPRGNQEQLAASNPHVQYLGVRSVEEAVNQLFG from the coding sequence ATGAGCAAAGACAAGACCGTTTTTCAATGCCTGGAATGCGGTTACGAAACATCTAAATGGCTGGGCCGATGCCCCGGCTGCCATGCCTGGAACACGCTGCAGGAGGCCGTAAAATCCGCAGGCCTTCGGCGAACAACCGCAGGGAGGTCCCCGTCCGCGCAGCCTGTGCTTCTGTTCGACGTGCCGATCCTTGAAGACATGCGCCTGAAATCGGGCCTGAAAGAATGGGACCGCGTCCTGGGTGGGGGGCTGGTTCCCGGATCCGTCATGTTGCTGGCGGGCGATCCCGGTATCGGCAAATCCACGCTCCTTCTGCAGGCCCTCGGCCACATGGCGCGCCTCGGCCCCGTGCTCTACGTGTCCGGAGAAGAAAGCCTGGCGCAAATCAAACTGCGTGCTCAGCGCCTCGGCCTTGAGCGCACCGAATCCCTATGGGTTCTCGCGGAAACCAGTCTGGACACTCTGGAACCCGTCCTGGTCGACCGGCCTCCCCTGGTTTTGGCCGTGGATTCCATTCAAACCATGCGATTGGACGCTCTGGAAAGCGCTCCGGGGTCCGTGTCCCAGGTGAGAGAATCTGCGGCGTGGCTGCAACGGTTGGCCAAAGAAAAAAACATGGGCGTTTTTCTTGTGGGCCACGTCACCAAGGAGGGCATTGTGGCCGGGCCTCGTGTGTTGGAACACCTGGTGGATGCGGTGTTGTACCTGGAAGGGGACCGCAGCCACTCCTTTCGGTTGCTTCGCACTGTGAAAAACCGGTTCGGATCCACCAACGAAATCGGCGTCTTTGAAATGAAGGAATCGGGCCTGGAACAGGTGCCGAACCCATCACGATTTCTCCTGGCGGAACGCCCTGTGGGAGGATCGGGGTCGGTGGTGGTCTGCGCCATGGAAGGCACCCGCCCCATTCTGGTGGAAGTGCAGGCTCTAGTCTCGTCCAGCGGCTGGACACAGCCACGGCGCACCTTCATGGGCGTGGATGCCAATCGCGTGTCCCTGCTTTTGGCCGTGCTGGAAAAGAAATTGGGCTTTCATTTTCTGCAGCAGGACGTGTTCGTCAATGTGGCTGGTGGCGTCAAGCTCACCGAAACGGCGGCGGACCTGGCCGTGGTCCTGGCCTTGGTGAGCAGTTCCCTGGATGTGCCTTTGCCCGAAGATCTGGTGGCCTGGGGAGAAGTGGGCCTGGCGGGAGAAGTGCGAGGCGTGGGGCATGCGACGCGCCGACTGGCCGAAGCCGTTTCCTTGGGATTTCGCACCATCGTGTGCCCACGGGGAAATCAGGAACAACTGGCGGCCAGCAACCCCCATGTTCAATACCTTGGGGTTCGATCCGTGGAAGAAGCCGTAAACCAGCTCTTCGGCTAA
- the mtnA gene encoding S-methyl-5-thioribose-1-phosphate isomerase: MPSSPLRPIWWDGDAVMILDQRLLPHKHKVLRCTTVDDVIRAIKTMAIRGAPAVGIAGAMAAALGARTIMAADVRTFVRKFSRVCERIRSARPTGNNLSWAVDAMFAVVVENPGVDVPRLQQLIREKSQAILEEDVRTNEAIGRWGMEVVPRGARILTYCNAGALATGDYGTALGVIRAAFAADPSLHVTCCETRPFLQGSRLTAYELMAEKIPCTLITDNAAGSLMQQKKIDLVIVGADRIAANGDTANKIGTYALAVLAQANGVPFYVAAPRSTIDPLLPNGSQIPIEERDAKEVTHFYGRLVAPRGMAAVNPAFDVTPHRYITGIITEVGIIRKPFTRGIRRALEAPPPTSNPV; this comes from the coding sequence ATGCCTTCTTCGCCACTTCGCCCCATATGGTGGGACGGCGATGCCGTCATGATCCTGGACCAAAGGCTTCTGCCTCACAAGCACAAGGTTTTGCGATGCACCACGGTCGATGACGTCATTCGCGCCATCAAGACCATGGCCATTCGTGGTGCTCCGGCCGTCGGCATCGCGGGAGCCATGGCGGCGGCCTTGGGCGCTCGCACCATCATGGCCGCAGATGTGCGCACTTTTGTTCGCAAGTTTTCCCGCGTGTGTGAGCGCATTCGATCGGCTCGGCCGACGGGCAACAATTTGAGTTGGGCCGTGGATGCCATGTTTGCCGTGGTTGTGGAAAATCCCGGAGTGGATGTGCCCCGGCTGCAGCAGCTCATTCGCGAAAAATCCCAGGCGATTTTGGAAGAAGATGTTCGCACGAACGAAGCCATCGGCCGGTGGGGCATGGAGGTCGTTCCTCGAGGCGCCCGCATTCTCACCTACTGTAACGCGGGCGCACTCGCCACCGGCGACTACGGCACCGCACTGGGAGTCATTCGAGCGGCTTTTGCCGCCGACCCATCCCTTCACGTCACCTGCTGCGAAACGCGGCCTTTTCTTCAGGGGAGCCGCCTGACGGCCTATGAGCTCATGGCGGAAAAAATCCCATGCACCCTGATCACGGACAATGCGGCCGGAAGTTTGATGCAGCAAAAAAAGATCGATCTGGTGATCGTGGGAGCGGACCGCATCGCCGCCAACGGCGACACGGCCAACAAGATTGGGACCTACGCCCTGGCGGTGCTGGCCCAAGCCAACGGCGTGCCCTTTTACGTGGCCGCGCCGCGATCTACCATCGATCCCCTGCTACCCAACGGATCGCAAATCCCCATCGAAGAGAGAGATGCCAAAGAAGTGACCCATTTTTACGGCCGCCTGGTGGCGCCTCGAGGCATGGCCGCTGTCAACCCGGCCTTCGATGTGACGCCTCATCGGTACATCACGGGGATCATCACGGAAGTGGGCATCATTCGAAAACCCTTCACTCGTGGTATTCGCCGAGCATTGGAAGCCCCTCCGCCGACATCGAACCCGGTCTAA
- the trxB gene encoding thioredoxin-disulfide reductase: MTSPTTYDMVIVGGGPAGLTAALYASRARYKTLLVERIGLGGQLLTYEKVDNYPGFPEGITTFELTELFKAQGLRFGMEHRSVEVTGLDLSGTIKVLHTPEGPMEAKAVIIATGCTPRKLQVKGEAEFTGRGVSYCAICDGPFYRNEEVAVIGGGDTAVEEAVYLTKFASHVHIIHRRNTLRAVKILQEEALANPKITVHWNRIVTEIQGGPQGVTGLVLQDTVTNASSELNVSGVFVFVGLVPNTQWVPEDVHRDALGFLITDNQMATSVPGVYAAGDVRSKSLRQIVTAVGDGATAAFCAGRYVESLAHHG, from the coding sequence ATGACGAGCCCTACAACGTATGACATGGTGATCGTGGGTGGAGGGCCGGCCGGGCTTACGGCGGCATTGTACGCCTCCCGCGCCCGCTATAAGACGCTCCTGGTGGAACGCATCGGCCTCGGTGGCCAGCTTCTTACCTACGAAAAAGTGGACAATTACCCGGGTTTTCCCGAAGGCATCACCACATTTGAATTGACCGAGCTGTTTAAAGCCCAGGGGCTGCGTTTCGGCATGGAACATCGCAGCGTCGAAGTGACGGGGTTGGACCTTTCGGGCACAATCAAGGTGCTGCATACGCCCGAGGGGCCTATGGAGGCCAAGGCGGTGATTATCGCTACGGGCTGCACGCCGCGGAAGCTTCAGGTCAAAGGCGAAGCGGAATTCACGGGGCGCGGTGTGTCCTATTGTGCCATTTGTGATGGCCCGTTTTACCGCAACGAAGAGGTGGCCGTTATCGGAGGCGGTGATACGGCGGTGGAAGAGGCCGTGTATCTGACCAAGTTCGCGTCCCACGTGCACATCATTCATCGCCGAAACACCCTTCGCGCCGTGAAGATCCTTCAGGAAGAAGCCCTGGCCAACCCCAAAATCACCGTGCACTGGAACCGCATCGTTACCGAAATTCAGGGAGGTCCTCAAGGGGTGACGGGCCTCGTCCTGCAAGACACGGTCACCAATGCTTCTTCGGAACTCAACGTTTCCGGCGTGTTTGTCTTCGTGGGACTTGTTCCCAACACGCAGTGGGTCCCTGAAGACGTTCACCGAGATGCCTTGGGGTTTCTCATCACCGACAATCAGATGGCCACATCGGTTCCGGGGGTTTATGCGGCTGGCGATGTGCGATCCAAAAGCCTTCGTCAAATCGTCACTGCCGTAGGCGACGGCGCCACGGCGGCTTTTTGCGCAGGACGTTACGTGGAATCCTTGGCCCACCACGGATAA